The following are from one region of the Treponema denticola genome:
- a CDS encoding S1 family peptidase, which yields MKKVFIFLCFFVLNFLCFADLRDYVCIVRPNYKEDVVDCVNEAADTLEDLGYADFAEVFKLRVEKDNSFGSGFIYIFNGKSYVVTNNHVCAYADSVSVEMMDSDGKIVKKVENCKIIANSAEDDLAIAEIPADAGIKKGLSLYQGALSEGIDVWSAGYPGLGGKPSWQLGKGTLTNKKVKFDDPLYPKDSFFLQHSAPIDAGNSGGPLLITSKNGAEGYEVIGVNKAKARKRETTNFAIPFSTVNSFFKLGFSNLNAAETEKMLKKAESVFLEQASYPKETLSDEKEVEDRLRRIYTLASLISSDYAKKNGPDTMKNTLLRGPSYVRDALIERIIFSFPIDSLKFAVAYNLEKDINDYKTFSSVENISDSKNAGGKYIVLKNNNADKLYLRWIVENKNWKIADFSLNNELTDEKVVDASKNKQEKKKSREKKSGYSSTILFASPYNRMYFAEYNGLFTPYGFSSGGTIGMILNFRFFGIGGMLNINQRPKLSNISHKDSSLFSVLDSISSSFLAFVEPNLPMSITDKVTIMPYLQAGVGFGTPILNSDFISLHAKISPGIRFVFDINGKKLMIGTAYVGRYAKVNKDKKLLHGFGVSIGYSF from the coding sequence GTGAAAAAGGTATTTATATTCCTTTGTTTTTTTGTTTTAAATTTTTTGTGTTTTGCTGATTTGAGAGATTATGTTTGCATTGTAAGGCCTAACTACAAGGAAGATGTTGTTGATTGTGTAAATGAAGCTGCAGATACCTTAGAAGATCTGGGCTATGCAGATTTTGCAGAAGTATTTAAGCTAAGAGTTGAAAAAGACAACTCATTCGGATCGGGTTTTATTTATATCTTTAATGGAAAAAGCTATGTTGTTACAAACAATCATGTTTGTGCATATGCCGATTCTGTTTCTGTAGAAATGATGGATTCGGATGGTAAAATCGTAAAAAAAGTTGAAAACTGTAAGATTATTGCCAACAGTGCCGAAGATGACCTTGCTATTGCCGAGATTCCGGCAGATGCAGGTATAAAAAAAGGTTTGAGCCTTTATCAAGGTGCTTTGAGTGAGGGTATAGATGTATGGTCTGCAGGTTATCCGGGATTAGGCGGTAAGCCTTCATGGCAATTAGGAAAAGGAACATTAACTAATAAAAAAGTAAAATTTGACGATCCGCTCTATCCAAAAGACAGCTTTTTTTTACAGCATTCGGCTCCGATAGATGCAGGAAATTCAGGCGGGCCTCTTTTGATAACATCCAAAAATGGTGCAGAAGGATATGAAGTAATCGGTGTGAATAAGGCAAAAGCCCGCAAACGGGAAACTACAAATTTTGCAATACCTTTTTCTACGGTAAATTCCTTTTTTAAATTGGGTTTTTCTAATTTAAATGCTGCTGAAACCGAAAAAATGTTAAAAAAAGCTGAGTCAGTCTTTTTAGAACAAGCTTCGTATCCTAAGGAAACTCTTTCCGATGAAAAAGAAGTTGAAGATAGACTAAGGCGCATTTATACTCTTGCCTCTCTTATAAGCTCCGACTATGCCAAAAAAAATGGACCGGATACGATGAAGAATACTCTTCTGAGGGGGCCTTCTTATGTACGTGATGCTCTGATAGAAAGAATAATATTTTCTTTTCCTATCGATTCGTTAAAATTTGCGGTTGCATATAATCTTGAAAAAGATATAAACGATTATAAAACATTTTCTTCGGTAGAAAACATATCCGATTCAAAAAATGCCGGTGGAAAATACATAGTATTAAAAAATAATAACGCAGATAAGTTATATTTACGTTGGATAGTCGAAAATAAAAATTGGAAAATAGCCGATTTTTCACTAAATAATGAACTTACCGATGAAAAAGTTGTTGACGCTTCCAAAAATAAACAGGAAAAGAAAAAAAGCAGAGAAAAAAAATCGGGATACTCTTCAACAATCCTTTTTGCATCACCGTATAACCGCATGTACTTTGCTGAATATAACGGCCTTTTCACTCCTTATGGTTTTTCTTCAGGAGGAACGATTGGCATGATATTGAATTTTAGGTTTTTTGGTATTGGCGGTATGCTAAATATAAATCAACGCCCTAAACTCTCTAATATTTCCCATAAAGATTCAAGCCTTTTTAGTGTGCTTGATTCAATTTCAAGTTCATTTTTAGCATTTGTTGAACCTAATCTTCCCATGTCTATAACTGATAAGGTTACTATAATGCCTTATTTACAAGCAGGAGTTGGATTTGGAACTCCTATTCTTAATTCCGATTTTATTAGCCTTCATGCAAAAATTTCTCCGGGTATAAGATTTGTTTTTGATATCAATGGTAAAAAACTTATGATTGGAACTGCTTATGTCGGCAGATATGCAAAGGTTAACAAAGATAAAAAGCTATTACACGGATTTGGTGTAAGTATTGGATATTCATTTTAA
- a CDS encoding Na+/H+ antiporter NhaC family protein: protein MRAFFKLSPVLLLAGLMMISNIESFSNALGFKLDILIIAPIAVIYASIVAMITEKFKFNDILNSAVDNVKEMQLVFFILMFAYAMADAFMSTGVGASIITLSLNIGISARTVALVAFLVSSVLSVATGTSWGTFAACAPIFLWMTHILNGNLVLSIAAIAGGSCFGDNLGLISDTTVVSSGIHRVEVTHRMKNQGLWSLVCLIIAGALFLIAGLSLPGDAVSPQKAIEAIPQEVWAKLAEEKPVAVDLLHQVQHGVPVYMVIPLILVIGIALKGYSTLLCLGAGIISCFILGRFAGTVSGLLAFFDIVYNGFVGAGSWVIIMMMWVAAFGGIMSKMDAFRPLSNLAVKLSRNVRQLMFWNGIISLLGNAALADEMAQIVTVGPIIRDITEENVEGDEKDLYSLKLRNATFSSALGIFGSQLIPWHVYLSFFIGIAGTVYPLYQFSQTQIIKYNFMAHISVITILLFTLFGIDRIFPKFGIASEPKVRLKKK from the coding sequence ATGCGCGCTTTTTTTAAGCTCTCTCCGGTCTTATTACTTGCAGGTTTGATGATGATTTCAAACATAGAATCTTTTTCAAATGCCTTGGGATTTAAGCTGGACATTTTAATCATAGCCCCTATAGCCGTAATCTATGCTTCCATAGTCGCTATGATAACCGAAAAATTCAAATTCAACGATATTTTAAACTCCGCCGTAGACAATGTTAAGGAAATGCAGCTGGTATTTTTTATCCTTATGTTTGCCTATGCGATGGCCGATGCCTTTATGTCTACAGGAGTCGGAGCTTCTATTATAACTTTAAGCTTAAACATAGGCATTTCCGCCAGAACAGTAGCCCTTGTCGCCTTTTTGGTTTCCTCCGTATTGTCGGTTGCCACAGGAACCTCATGGGGAACCTTTGCAGCCTGTGCTCCTATCTTTTTGTGGATGACCCATATTTTAAACGGGAACTTGGTTTTAAGCATTGCAGCCATTGCAGGCGGCTCATGCTTCGGCGATAACCTCGGTCTTATCTCGGACACAACGGTCGTAAGCTCAGGCATTCACAGGGTTGAAGTTACTCACCGTATGAAAAATCAAGGGCTTTGGTCTCTGGTATGCTTGATTATAGCCGGAGCCTTATTTTTAATTGCAGGCTTAAGCCTCCCAGGAGATGCCGTAAGTCCGCAAAAAGCCATCGAAGCCATTCCTCAAGAGGTTTGGGCAAAATTGGCTGAAGAAAAGCCGGTCGCAGTTGACCTCCTCCATCAGGTACAGCACGGAGTTCCCGTTTACATGGTAATTCCGCTCATTCTGGTTATAGGAATTGCCTTAAAAGGCTACTCTACCCTTCTTTGCCTTGGAGCAGGTATAATTTCATGCTTTATCTTAGGCCGCTTTGCAGGAACGGTTTCAGGCCTTCTTGCCTTTTTTGACATAGTGTATAACGGCTTTGTAGGAGCAGGTTCGTGGGTTATCATAATGATGATGTGGGTAGCAGCCTTCGGTGGAATCATGTCGAAGATGGATGCCTTTAGACCTCTATCAAACCTTGCCGTAAAACTTTCCCGAAACGTAAGACAGCTGATGTTCTGGAACGGTATCATCTCTTTATTAGGAAACGCAGCCCTTGCCGACGAGATGGCTCAAATAGTTACCGTCGGCCCGATTATCCGAGACATCACGGAAGAAAATGTAGAAGGCGATGAAAAGGATCTTTATTCCTTAAAATTGAGAAACGCAACCTTCTCCTCAGCCCTCGGCATCTTCGGTTCCCAGCTGATTCCTTGGCATGTTTATTTAAGCTTTTTTATAGGCATCGCCGGTACGGTATATCCTCTTTATCAATTCAGTCAAACCCAGATAATAAAGTATAACTTTATGGCACATATCTCGGTCATAACCATTCTATTATTTACCCTGTTCGGTATCGACAGAATCTTCCCCAAATTCGGCATCGCAAGCGAACCGAAAGTAAGGTTAAAGAAAAAATAA
- the tuf gene encoding elongation factor Tu — translation MAKEKFNRTKVHMNVGTIGHVDHGKTTLSAAITTYCAKKYGDKLLKYDEIDNAPEEKERGITINTRHLEYQSDKRHYAHIDCPGHADYVKNMITGAAQMDGAILVVSAPDSVMPQTKEHLLLARQVGVPSIIVFLNKVDLVDDPELVELVEEEVRETLTSYGFPEDTPIIKGSAFKALQEGATAEDTACIEELLKTMDEYFKDPVRDSDKPFLLPIEDIFTIQGRGTVVTGRIERGVIKMNEEVEIVGIKPTKKTVVTGIEMFNKLLDQGEAGDNVGLLLRGIEKKEVERGQVLAKPGSIHPHTKFEAQIYVLSKEEGGRHSPFFSGYRPQFYFRTTDITGTVNLPEGTDMVKPGDNTKIIGELIHPIAMDQGLKLAIREGGRTIASGQVTNIIE, via the coding sequence ATGGCAAAGGAAAAATTTAACAGAACGAAAGTTCACATGAATGTTGGTACCATCGGTCACGTTGACCATGGTAAGACCACTCTTTCGGCAGCGATCACTACGTATTGTGCAAAGAAGTATGGTGATAAGCTTCTAAAATATGACGAGATCGACAATGCTCCGGAAGAAAAAGAGCGCGGTATTACTATCAATACCCGACACTTGGAATATCAGTCCGATAAGAGACACTATGCACACATCGACTGCCCCGGCCACGCTGACTATGTTAAAAACATGATCACAGGTGCTGCTCAGATGGACGGTGCTATTCTTGTAGTTTCTGCTCCGGACTCGGTTATGCCTCAGACAAAAGAACACTTGCTTCTTGCCCGTCAGGTAGGTGTACCTTCAATCATCGTCTTCCTTAATAAGGTTGACCTTGTTGATGATCCCGAACTTGTAGAATTGGTAGAAGAAGAAGTTAGAGAGACCTTGACATCTTACGGTTTCCCCGAAGACACACCCATTATCAAGGGTTCTGCTTTTAAGGCTCTTCAAGAGGGTGCAACTGCTGAAGATACGGCTTGCATTGAGGAGCTTCTTAAAACAATGGATGAATACTTCAAGGATCCTGTCCGCGATTCGGATAAACCCTTCCTTCTCCCCATTGAAGATATCTTTACAATTCAGGGCCGCGGTACCGTTGTTACAGGAAGAATCGAACGCGGTGTTATCAAGATGAACGAAGAAGTTGAAATTGTAGGTATTAAGCCCACAAAGAAAACCGTTGTTACCGGTATCGAAATGTTCAACAAACTTCTTGATCAGGGTGAAGCAGGAGATAACGTAGGTCTTCTCTTGAGAGGTATTGAAAAGAAAGAAGTTGAACGCGGACAGGTTCTTGCCAAGCCCGGTTCAATTCATCCTCATACCAAATTTGAAGCTCAGATTTACGTTCTTTCAAAAGAGGAAGGCGGACGACACAGTCCCTTCTTCTCAGGTTACAGACCTCAGTTCTATTTTAGAACAACCGACATTACCGGAACTGTAAACCTTCCTGAAGGAACAGACATGGTTAAGCCCGGCGATAATACAAAGATTATCGGTGAACTTATTCACCCCATAGCTATGGATCAAGGTCTTAAACTCGCTATTCGCGAAGGCGGACGAACTATTGCTTCGGGTCAGGTAACTAACATTATCGAATAA
- a CDS encoding (2Fe-2S)-binding protein, whose translation MKISFNLNKTAVQIDAPANERLLSVLRREFNLLSLKSSCLSGQCGSCTVLMNDKPVPACFIPVFNVEGKNIITLEYFKTTEEYKIIAAGFDQAGVEMCGFCDAGKIFFTYAILNSNIDIDTPDAEDSIRKYYSSTMCRCTSFEDLFSAIEKISKNQRRK comes from the coding sequence ATGAAGATTAGTTTTAATTTAAATAAAACCGCAGTTCAGATTGATGCTCCTGCAAATGAAAGACTTTTATCGGTTCTAAGAAGAGAGTTTAATCTTTTAAGCTTAAAAAGTTCATGCTTAAGCGGTCAGTGCGGGTCGTGTACTGTTTTAATGAACGATAAACCCGTGCCTGCATGTTTTATTCCCGTTTTTAATGTTGAAGGAAAAAATATAATAACCTTGGAATATTTTAAAACAACCGAAGAATATAAAATAATTGCAGCAGGCTTTGATCAAGCCGGTGTTGAAATGTGCGGCTTTTGCGATGCAGGAAAAATATTTTTTACATATGCAATTTTAAATTCCAATATAGATATTGATACTCCTGATGCCGAAGACAGTATAAGAAAATATTATTCGAGTACAATGTGCCGGTGTACAAGCTTTGAAGATTTATTTTCGGCTATTGAAAAAATAAGCAAAAATCAACGGAGAAAATAG
- the holA gene encoding DNA polymerase III subunit delta, producing MTSPVWLFMGPEIGERNTAVDTVLKTLSKQYGDIETHTVYAGDTGMGDIISLLQNASLFSSAKLLILKSAELIKKKEDIDLLTDWIQSVSKKENTSDSFLILISDETSIAKKISDTVPKTQQKIFWELFENKKQEWVRSFLFREGIEIEDEAVDELLELVENNTDALKTACSHLVLYFQKGSHIDQENIEKLFAHNKEETPFSLFNALTMGSLETALSISQKIILSKNSSPVQIIAGLSYCFRRLQDWHKIHRDNEYLDDFALKRFGFSGKTALAQYKRAAKLWNEVQCVKIIALLSETDLELRSLGTGLQNIVMDMCLYEIACKSGNKIEKYTADNI from the coding sequence TTGACGAGTCCTGTTTGGCTTTTTATGGGTCCTGAAATCGGAGAAAGAAATACAGCCGTTGACACGGTATTAAAAACCCTTTCAAAACAATACGGTGATATTGAAACACATACCGTCTATGCAGGAGATACGGGCATGGGAGATATAATTTCTCTCCTGCAAAACGCATCTCTTTTTTCTTCTGCAAAACTTCTTATATTAAAATCCGCAGAGCTTATAAAAAAGAAAGAGGATATAGACCTGCTTACCGACTGGATTCAATCGGTTTCAAAAAAAGAAAATACAAGCGATTCTTTTTTAATTTTAATTTCCGATGAAACATCAATTGCAAAAAAAATAAGCGATACCGTTCCTAAAACTCAGCAAAAAATATTTTGGGAGCTTTTTGAAAATAAAAAACAAGAATGGGTGCGTTCATTTCTTTTTAGGGAGGGCATTGAGATTGAAGATGAGGCAGTCGATGAGCTTTTGGAATTGGTAGAAAATAATACCGATGCTTTAAAAACAGCCTGTTCTCATTTAGTGCTCTATTTTCAAAAAGGTTCACATATAGACCAAGAGAATATCGAAAAACTTTTTGCACACAATAAAGAAGAAACACCCTTCAGCCTTTTTAATGCCTTAACAATGGGAAGCCTTGAAACAGCCTTGTCCATAAGCCAAAAGATAATACTTTCAAAAAATTCTTCGCCGGTTCAGATTATTGCAGGCTTAAGCTACTGCTTTAGACGCTTACAGGACTGGCATAAAATACATAGAGATAATGAATACTTGGATGATTTTGCTTTAAAGCGTTTCGGTTTTTCGGGAAAAACCGCATTAGCACAATACAAAAGAGCTGCAAAACTATGGAATGAGGTTCAGTGCGTAAAAATAATCGCTCTTTTATCGGAAACGGATTTAGAGTTACGATCCTTAGGCACAGGTCTTCAAAATATAGTTATGGATATGTGCTTATATGAAATAGCTTGCAAGTCCGGAAATAAAATAGAAAAATATACCGCAGATAATATTTAA
- a CDS encoding LPP20 family lipoprotein, with protein MQKKKQPLKKILLLILTLILFSCESYKNKPEEQVPAWIEKVPASDANYEYFTASGTNKNFTLAEADAKNNLINEIIRYLGVSIKTETTTTALGSVENLEKILKSEISQSSAANIEKLKIKNRYTQKNKDSLTVYLLAEYDKNELRKERNRLLKIAEEKILSVSEPEKKADEFFKSKKYYSAAIYYTKAASAALSSGIENGDIKFKQNISNTKESLKKIKLNLQEDSLENPSNKFLIPINIGTLEERVPLLVSYKTKIKNNTSIIIEGIETDQNGTANFILHDEKIESEGRIRIELDISEIKQILGSKDFDEYQEAVKELQQIVFKQVINFEFTKPENKIKKEKEQKGTVSLFIEQTDSKNSIVREKLSDILKDMNFKTIFAKNENQSADFIIYARIETDEASKAADGFLVRINADIEIKNLNTQEILYKKNISKRGAGFTEKEAHRSASIAIAKAIALAFSRIVDE; from the coding sequence ATGCAGAAAAAAAAACAACCATTAAAAAAAATACTTTTACTGATTTTAACTTTAATCTTATTCTCATGTGAAAGTTATAAAAACAAACCTGAGGAACAGGTGCCTGCTTGGATAGAAAAGGTGCCGGCAAGCGATGCAAATTACGAATACTTTACAGCCTCAGGAACAAATAAAAATTTCACTCTCGCAGAGGCGGATGCAAAAAATAATCTTATAAACGAAATCATACGGTATTTAGGAGTTTCAATAAAAACCGAAACGACAACAACAGCCTTAGGCTCCGTCGAAAACCTTGAAAAAATATTAAAATCGGAAATTTCTCAGTCTTCGGCTGCTAATATAGAAAAATTAAAAATCAAAAACCGCTATACCCAAAAAAACAAAGACAGCCTTACCGTTTATCTTTTGGCCGAATACGATAAAAATGAACTCCGTAAAGAAAGAAACCGCTTATTAAAAATTGCGGAAGAAAAAATTTTATCTGTAAGCGAGCCCGAAAAAAAAGCTGATGAATTTTTTAAGAGTAAAAAATATTATTCTGCGGCCATTTATTATACTAAGGCTGCCTCTGCCGCATTGAGTTCCGGCATAGAAAACGGGGATATAAAATTTAAGCAAAATATTTCAAATACAAAAGAAAGTTTAAAAAAGATTAAGCTTAATTTGCAAGAAGACAGCCTTGAAAATCCATCAAACAAATTTTTAATTCCTATCAATATAGGAACCTTAGAGGAGAGAGTCCCCTTATTAGTCAGCTACAAAACAAAAATAAAAAATAATACTTCCATAATAATTGAAGGCATTGAAACGGATCAAAACGGAACCGCAAATTTTATTTTACATGATGAAAAAATTGAAAGCGAAGGACGCATAAGAATAGAGTTGGATATTTCCGAAATAAAACAGATACTCGGCTCTAAAGATTTTGATGAATATCAAGAAGCCGTTAAGGAGCTTCAGCAAATTGTTTTCAAACAGGTGATCAATTTTGAATTCACAAAACCGGAAAATAAAATAAAAAAGGAAAAAGAACAAAAAGGAACCGTTTCACTTTTTATTGAACAAACTGATAGTAAAAACTCAATCGTTAGAGAAAAACTCTCCGATATTTTAAAAGATATGAATTTTAAAACCATATTCGCAAAAAACGAAAACCAGTCCGCAGATTTTATTATTTATGCAAGGATAGAAACTGATGAAGCTTCAAAAGCTGCCGACGGATTTTTGGTAAGGATTAATGCAGATATAGAAATAAAAAACCTGAACACACAAGAAATTCTTTATAAAAAAAATATAAGCAAAAGAGGCGCCGGTTTTACCGAAAAAGAAGCCCACAGATCGGCTTCAATTGCTATAGCAAAGGCAATAGCCTTAGCCTTTAGCAGAATCGTCGACGAATAA
- the grdA gene encoding glycine/sarcosine/betaine reductase complex selenoprotein A translates to MVDLKTKKVIIIGDRDGVPGEAIKLCAESAGAEVVYAATECFVUTSAGAMDLENQKRVKDLAEKYGPENVIVLLGGAEAESSGLACETVTVGDPTFAGPLAGVSLGLLCYHVAEPEIKSQIDPAVYEEQVSMMEMVMDVDAIIAEVSEYRNKGCKFL, encoded by the coding sequence ATGGTTGATTTGAAAACCAAAAAAGTCATCATCATTGGTGACCGAGACGGCGTTCCCGGGGAGGCTATTAAGCTCTGTGCAGAATCGGCAGGTGCTGAGGTTGTATATGCTGCAACCGAATGCTTTGTCTGAACAAGCGCAGGAGCAATGGACTTGGAAAACCAAAAGCGAGTCAAGGATTTAGCTGAAAAATACGGTCCTGAGAACGTAATCGTTCTTTTGGGCGGTGCAGAAGCCGAATCTTCAGGTTTAGCCTGCGAAACTGTTACAGTAGGCGACCCGACTTTTGCAGGTCCGTTGGCTGGAGTCTCGTTGGGACTCTTATGCTATCACGTGGCAGAACCGGAAATTAAGAGCCAAATAGACCCTGCGGTCTATGAAGAGCAGGTAAGCATGATGGAAATGGTTATGGACGTCGATGCTATTATCGCGGAAGTTTCGGAATACCGAAATAAAGGCTGCAAATTCCTGTAA
- a CDS encoding FAD binding domain-containing protein, which yields MTELTKNSIVYRARYMQEMQTILKNISNIKPIAGATGFLNHQTDEMIYLPEHILDLNFLPELKVISKTERYFEFGAAVTLNEILDLGKKNIPLSLYYSIEKIANNAIRSLATIGGNIATANPLSGTFLPMLALDAKLEIRTAENIEWVPFAKYIDKSYAERREEKYIISRIRIPNETWTKSFYTRLGTPGYIGSDTASFLFLILIQKNILSDMRLFFASDELIRNKEFDNLLLGRTLPLSQSDVPVIMQKAKQIFTPEQFSSEFHNSCFYNLLEDNLYNLT from the coding sequence ATGACTGAATTGACTAAAAATAGCATTGTCTATAGAGCCCGCTACATGCAGGAAATGCAGACTATCTTAAAAAATATTTCAAATATAAAACCTATTGCCGGTGCAACAGGTTTTTTAAATCATCAGACTGATGAGATGATCTATTTGCCTGAACATATTTTGGATTTAAATTTTTTACCTGAATTAAAAGTTATTTCAAAAACCGAGCGCTATTTCGAATTCGGTGCTGCCGTTACATTAAATGAAATTTTGGATTTGGGTAAAAAAAATATTCCTCTTTCCTTATATTATTCTATCGAGAAGATAGCAAACAATGCCATACGCTCTCTTGCAACGATAGGCGGCAACATAGCAACGGCAAATCCGCTTTCAGGGACTTTTTTGCCGATGCTCGCTCTTGATGCAAAGTTGGAAATTAGAACAGCCGAAAATATTGAATGGGTGCCGTTTGCAAAATACATTGATAAAAGCTATGCCGAAAGGAGAGAAGAAAAATATATTATCAGCCGAATTAGAATTCCCAACGAGACATGGACAAAAAGTTTTTATACAAGGCTAGGCACTCCGGGATATATAGGAAGTGATACGGCTTCATTTTTATTTTTAATTCTCATTCAAAAAAATATATTATCCGATATGAGATTGTTTTTTGCATCGGATGAGCTTATAAGAAATAAGGAATTTGATAACTTGCTTTTAGGAAGAACTCTGCCTCTTTCTCAATCTGATGTTCCGGTGATTATGCAAAAAGCAAAACAGATTTTTACTCCTGAACAATTTTCTTCGGAGTTTCACAATTCTTGTTTTTATAATTTACTTGAGGATAATTTATACAACCTAACCTAA
- the trxB gene encoding thioredoxin-disulfide reductase, with translation MSEKYDLVIIGGGPGGMAAGIYAARSKLKTVILEEKPNQGGQCYITEEIENYPGFPESSGPALTEAFKKHAEKFGVEFKRARAEKIELVPNSPTRIVHGSDGVKYECLAVVVATGASARELGCKGEKEHWGKGVSYCATCDGAFFEECEIVVIGGGDSAVEEAMYLTKFADKVTIVHRRDELRAAKSIQEKAFANPKMAFKWNAVVEEVCGDGLVDSVILKDTKTGETSKFDTEGVFVFIGHNPQTAFIQGLVNLDENGYILTNGKMETNVPGIYGVGDVIQKESRQVVTAAADGALAGIWAGHYIDDIKAKMAMKK, from the coding sequence ATGTCAGAAAAATATGATTTGGTTATAATTGGAGGCGGTCCCGGCGGTATGGCCGCAGGAATCTATGCAGCCCGTTCAAAGTTAAAGACGGTTATTCTTGAAGAAAAGCCCAATCAAGGCGGACAGTGCTATATCACTGAAGAAATCGAAAACTACCCCGGTTTCCCCGAATCTTCAGGTCCTGCTCTGACCGAAGCCTTTAAAAAACATGCCGAAAAATTCGGCGTTGAATTCAAAAGAGCAAGAGCCGAAAAAATCGAACTTGTTCCCAATTCACCTACACGTATTGTTCACGGAAGTGACGGCGTAAAGTATGAATGCTTGGCTGTTGTTGTTGCAACGGGTGCAAGTGCCAGAGAGCTCGGCTGTAAGGGCGAAAAAGAGCACTGGGGCAAGGGTGTTTCATACTGCGCAACATGCGACGGTGCTTTCTTTGAAGAGTGCGAAATCGTAGTTATCGGCGGCGGAGACTCTGCTGTTGAAGAAGCTATGTATCTTACAAAATTTGCCGACAAGGTAACTATCGTTCACCGACGTGACGAGCTTAGAGCTGCAAAATCCATTCAGGAAAAGGCTTTTGCCAACCCCAAAATGGCCTTTAAGTGGAATGCAGTTGTTGAAGAAGTTTGCGGAGACGGCCTTGTAGACAGCGTTATCTTAAAAGATACAAAGACAGGCGAAACCTCCAAATTCGATACCGAAGGCGTATTCGTATTTATCGGACACAATCCTCAGACAGCCTTTATTCAGGGCTTGGTAAACCTTGATGAAAACGGCTACATCCTAACAAACGGAAAAATGGAAACAAACGTACCCGGTATTTACGGCGTAGGCGACGTTATTCAAAAAGAATCACGTCAGGTTGTTACGGCTGCAGCCGACGGTGCTCTTGCCGGTATCTGGGCAGGCCACTATATCGACGATATCAAAGCCAAAATGGCTATGAAAAAATAA
- the rpsJ gene encoding 30S ribosomal protein S10 — translation MTKEKIRVKLRGFDVELVDQSSKAIVQAVQKAGAKVCGPIPLPTRINKFTVLRSPHVNKKSREQFEMRTHKRLIDIIEPSAEVMNALLALELSAGVDVEIKQ, via the coding sequence ATGACAAAGGAAAAGATTCGCGTAAAGCTTCGCGGATTCGATGTAGAGTTGGTTGATCAGAGTTCAAAGGCTATTGTACAGGCTGTTCAAAAAGCAGGTGCAAAGGTTTGCGGTCCTATTCCGCTTCCTACTCGGATTAACAAGTTTACGGTGCTTCGCTCGCCTCACGTAAATAAAAAGTCGCGTGAGCAGTTTGAAATGCGGACACACAAAAGGTTAATCGATATTATCGAACCTTCGGCAGAAGTTATGAATGCTTTATTGGCATTGGAGCTTTCAGCCGGTGTTGATGTAGAAATTAAACAATAA
- the trxA gene encoding thioredoxin TrxA has translation MIELTKENFEQEVHQSKGVTFVDFWSDGCVPCKQLMPDVHAMAERHAGKAKFCSFNIDGARRVAMKEQVLGLPTMLIYVDGERKDGVTGSDLTINQIEDMVKKYI, from the coding sequence ATGATTGAATTGACAAAAGAAAATTTTGAACAAGAAGTTCATCAGTCAAAGGGCGTAACCTTTGTAGATTTTTGGTCGGACGGATGCGTTCCCTGTAAACAATTAATGCCGGATGTTCACGCAATGGCAGAACGCCATGCCGGAAAAGCAAAGTTTTGCTCATTCAATATTGACGGTGCAAGACGCGTTGCCATGAAAGAGCAGGTTTTAGGTCTTCCTACAATGCTCATTTATGTTGACGGTGAAAGAAAAGACGGCGTTACCGGAAGCGATTTGACCATTAATCAAATCGAAGATATGGTAAAAAAATATATCTAA